In a single window of the Necator americanus strain Aroian chromosome X, whole genome shotgun sequence genome:
- a CDS encoding hypothetical protein (NECATOR_CHRX.G24621.T1), which translates to MYRLIYYYYYYYYYYYYYYYYYYYYLLLLLLLLLLLLLLLLLLLLLLLLLLLLLLLLLLLLLLLLLLLLLLLLLLLLLLLLLLLLLLLLLLLLLLLLLLLLLLLLLLLLLLLLLLLLLLLLLLFIIIIIIIIIIIIIIIIIIIIIIIIIIIIIIYYYLLLLLLLLLLLLLLLLLLIIIVIIIIIIIIIHKHM; encoded by the coding sequence ATGTACAggttaatttattattattattattattattattattattattattattattattattattattattatttattattattattattattattattattattattattattattattattattattattattattattattattattattattattattattattattattattattattattattattattattattattattattattattattattattattattattattattattattattattattattattattattattattattattattattattattattattattattattattattattattattattattattattattattattattattattattattattattattatttattattattattattattattattattattattattattattattattattattattattattattattattattattattattattatttattattatttattattattattattattattattattattattattattattattattattaattattattgttattattattattattattattattattcataaaCATATGTGa
- a CDS encoding hypothetical protein (NECATOR_CHRX.G24616.T1): MTGSLNTFTASRGRLIVLKPPRGAYLELTRQRGAAREAGNLELTSKLARLCGESVEEYLKEGRAEVMTEAAEADKSIRYARRDFASRKTRMIALRNLKGTTIASRRGMEKIIYDFCSNLFDSHVHLPPHHLREDGHVIPEVLPSEIRHAIMSVKNRTAPRLERIRPEHLKNLPPVLINTLTRLFTRYLSECKVSKQWKTSKTVLMYKKGDPHDIGNYHPICLLSVIYELFTSVIFNGIEKSWMKDSHASKQGFEKDSARLTTFTLFRNSSRYHESTRCRSISPSST, from the coding sequence atgaccggctcgttgaacaccttcacggcTTCACGAGGAAGACTGATAGTTTTAAAGCCACCAAGGGGCGCCTATCTTGAGCTGacacgccagcgtggagcagcacgagaaGCAGGCAACCTGGAACTCACGTCcaagctcgcaaggctttgcggAGAATCGGTAGAAGAATACCTCAAAGagggaagagcagaagtgatgactgaagctgcagaggcggacaaaagcatccgctatgctcgtcgagacttcgccagtcgcaagacgaggatgattgctctccggaacctgaaaggaacaaccattgcatcgagaaggggaatggagaaaatcatctacgacttctgctctaatctcttcgacagccatgtccacttgcctcctcaccatctgagggaagacggacatgtcattccagaggttctcccgtccgaaatacgacatgctatcatgtcggtaaaaaatcgtacggcacctcGTCTCGAAAGAATAAGACctgaacacctgaagaaccttccgccagtactcatcaataCCCTGACGAGGCTCttcacacgttacctgtcggaatgcaaggtttctaaacagtggaagaccagcaagaccgtgttgatgtataaaaagggagatccacatgacatcggcaattatcacccaatctgcttactgtccgtcatctacgaGCTCTTTACAAGCGTGATCTTCAATGGGATTGAAaaatcttggatgaaggacagccatgcaagcaagcagggtttcgaaaaggattcagcacgattgaccacattcacactgtttcgaaactcatcgaggtatcatgagagtacaagatgccgctctatctcaccttcatcgacttaa
- a CDS encoding hypothetical protein (NECATOR_CHRX.G24610.T1), which yields MEWTPAVQVDIEIPMYNRGKEKSIILTPYVTHKYDELSITAVSIRKAHFPLMYRRFAVSENEPLMLPNDFSLSVECESHIQTKEEFSKCENHMVCTCENLKAPRRCKCPLGSIRNLRKEITNVLPIKTPFTELRLEEGNINAYTHQHETTIVLDSSLMFNSAHYIIEESCDITFEEIKGCYNCLEGAQVKVS from the coding sequence ATGGAGTGGACACCAGCAGTGCAGGTTGACATCGAAATACCGATGTATaacagaggaaaagaaaaatctataatTCTGACACCTTATGTCACTCACAAGTACGATGAGCTATCGATTACTGCAGTTTCAATTCGAAAAGCACATTTTCCTCTAATGTACAGAAGATTCGCTGTTTCCGAAAACGAGCCACTAATGTTGCCGAATGATTTTAGTCTTTCTGTAGAATGCGAGTCACATATCCAAACGAAAGAAGAATTCTCAAAATGCGAAAATCACATGGTTTGTACTTGTGAAAATCTAAAGGCTCCTAGAAGATGCAAGTGCCCACTAGGTTCTATTAGGAACCTGCGTAAAGAGATCACAAATGTACTTCCCATTAAAACCCCATTCACAGAATTAAGgttagaagaaggaaatatcaaCGCCTATACTCACCAACATGAAACCACTATTGTTCTTGATTCAAGCCTTATGTTCAACAGCGCGCATTACATCATAGAAGAATCTTGTGAtataacatttgaagaaataaaaggctGCTATAATTGCCTTGAAGGAGCACAAGTTAAAGTCTCGTGA
- a CDS encoding hypothetical protein (NECATOR_CHRX.G24620.T1), producing MISVSNYTIYCIYSDERKVGGCAIAVRNDHNILMEKFGSRSSRYVLERLQDRRRLKLCIVRAHAPTETAEYYNKDAFHNEFNTLMSNIPSQQAVIVRIDAHEQA from the coding sequence ATGATCAGTGTCAGCaattacaccatctactgcATCTATTccgatgaaaggaaagtaggaggctgcgcaatagctgtgaggaatgaCCACAACATCTTGATGGAGAAGTTTGGATCAAGGTCTTCACGATACGTTCTTGAACGGCTGCAGGATCGCAGAAGACTCAAACTCTGTATCGTGCGTGCTcatgcacctacggaaaccgctgagtaCTACAACAAGGATGCATTTCATAATGAATTCAATACGTTGATGTCCAacataccaagccagcaggctGTCATTGTCAGAATTGATGCCCACGAGCAAGCATAG
- a CDS encoding hypothetical protein (NECATOR_CHRX.G24616.T2), translating to MTGSLNTFTASRGRLIVLKPPRGAYLELTRQRGAAREAGNLELTSKLARLCGESVEEYLKEGRAEVMTEAAEADKSIRYARRDFASRKTRMIALRNLKGTTIASRRGMEKIIYDFCSNLFDSHVHLPPHHLREDGHVIPEVLPSEIRHAIMSVKNRTAPRLERIRPEHLKNLPPVLINTLTRLFTRYLSECKVSKQWKTSKTVLMYKKGDPHDIGNYHPICLLSVIYELFTSVIFNGIEKSWMKDSHASKQEYKMPLYLTFIDLKKVFDSLETEAVVEALDNQRVLTQYIKVFRELYSNFVTGISPLYKNIIIDVKRGVRKGDTISPKIFTATLENAIRMLEWDYMGVKVDGRQLHHLRFTDDIVLITTSIRQAERMLTEFDETCGCIGLQLNMQKTMFMRNEWVSDAPFTLNGTNMSECSYVYLGRKLSTMNDLTPEMGKRRQAAWGAYKSIEDVVKNTKNTRLRAHLFNTTVLSALTYASENWAFRKQEENAVSVIERAIEREMLGVSRFTQVRDSKFSLTSATED from the exons atgaccggctcgttgaacaccttcacggcTTCACGAGGAAGACTGATAGTTTTAAAGCCACCAAGGGGCGCCTATCTTGAGCTGacacgccagcgtggagcagcacgagaaGCAGGCAACCTGGAACTCACGTCcaagctcgcaaggctttgcggAGAATCGGTAGAAGAATACCTCAAAGagggaagagcagaagtgatgactgaagctgcagaggcggacaaaagcatccgctatgctcgtcgagacttcgccagtcgcaagacgaggatgattgctctccggaacctgaaaggaacaaccattgcatcgagaaggggaatggagaaaatcatctacgacttctgctctaatctcttcgacagccatgtccacttgcctcctcaccatctgagggaagacggacatgtcattccagaggttctcccgtccgaaatacgacatgctatcatgtcggtaaaaaatcgtacggcacctcGTCTCGAAAGAATAAGACctgaacacctgaagaaccttccgccagtactcatcaataCCCTGACGAGGCTCttcacacgttacctgtcggaatgcaaggtttctaaacagtggaagaccagcaagaccgtgttgatgtataaaaagggagatccacatgacatcggcaattatcacccaatctgcttactgtccgtcatctacgaGCTCTTTACAAGCGTGATCTTCAATGGGATTGAAaaatcttggatgaaggacagccatgcaagcaagcagg agtacaagatgccgctctatctcaccttcatcgacttaaagaaggtcTTCGACTCacttgagacggaagcggtcgtggaagccttggacaaccaacgCGTCcttactcagtacataaaggtatttcgagagttgtacagtaacttcgtaaccggaatttcgccattatacaagaatatcatcattgacgtgaagaggggggtccgaaagggtgatacaatttcacccaaaatattcacagccaccctcgagaacgcaatccGAATGCTGGAATGGGactacatgggagtgaaggttgatggtcggcagctacaccatttgcgctttactgatgacatcgtactgataacaacTAGCATCAggcaagcggaacgaatgctgaccgaatttgacgaaacatgtggatgcatcggtcttcagctgaatatgcaaaagacgatgttcatgcgcaacgaATGGGTTTCGGATgctccattcacgctcaacggaacgaacatgtCCGAATGCAGCTACGTTTATTTGGGTCGGAAATTGAGTacgatgaacgacctgacccccgagatGGGCAAGAGGAGAcaagcggcttggggagcgtataagagcatcgaggatgtagtgaagaataCCAAGAACACCcgactccgtgctcacctcttcaacaccaccgtactttctgctttgacctatgcttcggaaaactgggcatttcgcaagcaggaagaaaacgcggtgagcgtcattgaacgcgcaattgagagagaaatgctaggagtatcccgtttcacgcaagtgagggattcgaagttctctcttACGTCAGCGaccgaagattag
- a CDS encoding hypothetical protein (NECATOR_CHRX.G24614.T2): protein MQRCHESVLAQQKQGVHPLNPPASLGKHKEYRREKLAVQNARLTGSAGCPRRKRLLHTGSLNFRPPVCRSKSAPRLGSIDEEQEASENGESVCYRAEPDNIGKMSLDPSADVVSCNFQLEQGARLDSFAIYLGEEQRHERMNTLEFDSISDESGYHEEKLPRGRSEESCYSDGELVMLEEDYDDSEEQITPL, encoded by the exons ATGCAacgatgtcatgagtcagtcctggctcagcagaaacagggagtccatcctctgaatccacccgcatctctgggcaagcacaag GAATATAGGAGGGAAAAATTAGCCGTTCAAAACGCCCGTCTAACTGGATCAGCTGGATGTCCTCGGCGGAAAAGACTGCTTCACACAGGTAGCCTCAACTTCCGTCCTCCAGTGTGCCGCTCAAAATCAGCTCCCCGTTTAGGAAGTATTGATGAGGAGCAAGAG GCATCTGAAAATGGTGAGTCAGTTTGCTACCGTGCCGAGCCTGATAATATAGGGAAGATGTCGTTGGACCCTTCTGCGGACGTAGTTTCCTGCAATTTCCAATTGGAACAAG GTGCGAGATTGGACTCCTTCGCTATATATCTCGGGGAGGAACAACGTCATGAAAGGATGAACACTTTAGAATTTGATAGCATTTCCGACGAAAGTG GTTATCATGAAGAAAAGCTACCTCGAGGGCGTTCAGAAGAATCTTGTTACTCTGATGGAGAGTTGGTTATGCTTGAAGAAGACTACGACGATAGTGAAGAGCAGATAACACCCCTTTAA
- a CDS encoding hypothetical protein (NECATOR_CHRX.G24618.T1), which produces MSEDLCKFYPTKETSDKGSRLTDLCIRKSRAVWDIAFDYDHRPVLLCFMVRFQKRSREVQDQPRLDMADLKADECRKKFRKRVSISTGLRTEKEVDDVKHGKHDKYWITS; this is translated from the exons ATGTCGGAAGACCTTTGCAAGTTCTATCCCACAAAGGAAACATCGGATAAAGGAAGTCGTCTGACAGACCTTT gtatccgaaaatctagagctgtctggGATATTGCATTCGATTATGACCACCGCCCGGTTCTTCTCTGCTTTATGGTACGGTTCCAGAAGAGGAGTCGTGAAGTTCAAGATCAACCGAGACTCGACATGGCAGATTTGAAAGccgatgaatgcagaaagaagttccgCAAACGGGTGTCGATCAGTACTGGATTACGGACCGAGAAGGAAGTGGATGATGTGAAGCATGGTAAACACGACAAATATTGGATTACGAGCTGA
- a CDS encoding hypothetical protein (NECATOR_CHRX.G24613.T1) produces the protein MPADKRTYLDGHAPVVHEDADNRIRCSSSHRDAENCAVTRKYAKKSGETARLKKNKAVVARNLYCYG, from the exons atgccggcggacaAGCGAACGTACCTCGacggtcacgctccagtcgttcatgaagacgcagacaaccgtattagatgttcttctagccacagagacgcagaaaactgcgcagttacaaggaaatatgcaaagaagagtggt GAAACCgcaagattaaaaaaaaacaaagcagttGTGGCACGCAATCTTTATTGCTATGGATGA
- a CDS encoding hypothetical protein (NECATOR_CHRX.G24617.T1) yields the protein MLEWDYMGVKVDGRQLHHLRFTDDIVLITTSIRQAERMLTEFDETCGCIGLQLNMQKTMFMRNEWVSDAPFTLNGTNMSECSYVYLGRKLSTMNDLTPEMGKRRQAAWGAYKSIEDVVKNTKNTRLRAHLFNTTVLSALTYASENWAFRKQEENAVSVIERAIEREMLGVSRFTQVRDSKFSLTSATED from the coding sequence ATGCTGGAATGGGactacatgggagtgaaggttgatggtcggcagctacaccatttgcgctttactgatgacatcgtactgataacaacTAGCATCAggcaagcggaacgaatgctgaccgaatttgacgaaacatgtggatgcatcggtcttcagctgaatatgcaaaagacgatgttcatgcgcaacgaATGGGTTTCGGATgctccattcacgctcaacggaacgaacatgtCCGAATGCAGCTACGTTTATTTGGGTCGGAAATTGAGTacgatgaacgacctgacccccgagatGGGCAAGAGGAGAcaagcggcttggggagcgtataagagcatcgaggatgtagtgaagaataCCAAGAACACCcgactccgtgctcacctcttcaacaccaccgtactttctgctttgacctatgcttcggaaaactgggcatttcgcaagcaggaagaaaacgcggtgagcgtcattgaacgcgcaattgagagagaaatgctaggagtatcccgtttcacgcaagtgagggattcgaagttctctcttACGTCAGCGaccgaagattag
- a CDS encoding hypothetical protein (NECATOR_CHRX.G24622.T1), whose product MNDGTLIIRGEKVPSRNVGGSGFVVHPSVVHLVYSHEILSPRPAILRVRPLRQKPISIINCYSPTSAVDDSQLDAFYGELEEVIRNEKSYKFVVGDFNAKLGKATEEGYRIGRFGLGELNENGNRLAGPLSAARLFHGNSIFMK is encoded by the coding sequence atgaatgacggtacactcatcattcgtggagagaaggttccttcacgaaatgtaggcggttctggttttgttgtgcacccatctgtcgttcATCTTGTGTactctcacgagatcctgtcacctcgtccgGCTATTCTTCGCGTCCgtcctctgcgccaaaaacccatcagtatcatcaactgctactcaccaacatcagcagttgATGATTCccaattggacgcgttttacggggagttggaggaagtaatccgcaacgagaagtcctacaaattcgttgtcggagacttcaacgcaaaactagggaaggccacagaagagggttacaggattggaagatttggactaggggagcttaatgaaaatggcaatcgtctcgccgggccgttgtccgccgctcgcctctttcatgggaattctattttcatgaaataa
- a CDS encoding hypothetical protein (NECATOR_CHRX.G24614.T1), whose amino-acid sequence MHQSQFTIHLIGQLPVTPIEVEVYVYLFAIRSYHDVRIDTCATLSTEYRREKLAVQNARLTGSAGCPRRKRLLHTGSLNFRPPVCRSKSAPRLGSIDEEQEASENGESVCYRAEPDNIGKMSLDPSADVVSCNFQLEQGARLDSFAIYLGEEQRHERMNTLEFDSISDESGYHEEKLPRGRSEESCYSDGELVMLEEDYDDSEEQITPL is encoded by the exons atgcaTCAAAGCCAATTCACCATTCATCTCATTGGTCAATTGCCTGTGACCCCCATCGAAGTCGAAGTGTATGTCTACCTATTCGCCATTCGctcctatcatgatgtacggatcgatACTTGCGCGACGCTGTCAACG GAATATAGGAGGGAAAAATTAGCCGTTCAAAACGCCCGTCTAACTGGATCAGCTGGATGTCCTCGGCGGAAAAGACTGCTTCACACAGGTAGCCTCAACTTCCGTCCTCCAGTGTGCCGCTCAAAATCAGCTCCCCGTTTAGGAAGTATTGATGAGGAGCAAGAG GCATCTGAAAATGGTGAGTCAGTTTGCTACCGTGCCGAGCCTGATAATATAGGGAAGATGTCGTTGGACCCTTCTGCGGACGTAGTTTCCTGCAATTTCCAATTGGAACAAG GTGCGAGATTGGACTCCTTCGCTATATATCTCGGGGAGGAACAACGTCATGAAAGGATGAACACTTTAGAATTTGATAGCATTTCCGACGAAAGTG GTTATCATGAAGAAAAGCTACCTCGAGGGCGTTCAGAAGAATCTTGTTACTCTGATGGAGAGTTGGTTATGCTTGAAGAAGACTACGACGATAGTGAAGAGCAGATAACACCCCTTTAA
- a CDS encoding hypothetical protein (NECATOR_CHRX.G24615.T1) — MTICTYNARTPASEATIEDLIMQAKKIKYDVIGLTETRRRHLLNAVYETGEELFLGTCDSRGFGEVGVLVNTRTAKNIDSFEQLTTRIGRLRMRSCGPTLNTGDFNAKVGPRRTPGELHIGTHDLQWNDQGESSLSSS, encoded by the coding sequence atGACGATCTgcacttataacgcacgtacgcctGCATCGGAAGCgaccatcgaagatctgataatgcaagccaagaagatcaagtacgacgtcatcggactgaccgagacgagacgacgtcaccttctcaacgccgtatatgaaactggagaagaactgttcttaggaacatgcgacagtagaggttttggtgaagtcggcgtcctcgtcaacacgagaacggcaaagaacatcgactctttcgaacaacttacgactcgaatcggacgtctgcggatgagaagttGTGGTCCAACACTCAAcactggcgatttcaacgccaaagttggcccaagaagaacgccgggggaacttcacatcggcaCCCACgacctacaatggaatgaccaagGGGAGAGCTCtctgagttcatcatga
- a CDS encoding hypothetical protein (NECATOR_CHRX.G24619.T1) yields MDQGATLRNFAKTVVNLSSGLLLARLPIPRSRNVGCVELFLSLVDLAGGWTSAVHRSSTPESPPRHYEATLELWRMIKRHEMFDEVDPKKKALSEDYMPVLNSSTSPSQFFTFPFRRKKQCYTINPPDLCYDVIYLGNVLTIMAGGEHCFEKPLALIWKAYCSRADADLSMGLEITRSGLKAKTKEQGLTEYWANRITSSGALPHYPKIFCWIYRHDGKRLKPDLRCHAVLCKRSSDAVTIHNKLQEFLHAALQKRSREVQDQPRLDMADLKADECRKKFRKRVSISTGLRTEKEVDDVKHGKHDKYWITS; encoded by the exons atggatcagggagccaccttgcgaaattttgccaagacggtggtgaatcttagcagtggtttactcttagctaggcttccgattccgagaagtcggaatgtcggatgtgtcgaactctttCTCAGCTTGGTAGACCTTGCCGGAGGATggacctccgctgtgcatcgcagttcgacgccagagtcacctccacgccactatgaggcg ACACTAGAGCTATGGCGCATGATTAAAAGACATGAGATGTTCGATGAAGTTGATCCAAAAAAGAAGGCTCTATCTGAGGACTAC ATGCCAGTACTGAACAGCTCAACATCGCCATCTCAGTTCTTTACTTTTCcctttcggagaaaaaaacagtg CTACACAATTAATCCTCCTGATCTCTGCTACGATGTTATTTATTTGGGAAATGTGCTTACAATAATGGCAGGAGGTGAACATTGTTTTGAAAAGCCTCTTGCTCTGATTTGGAAGGCCTACTGCAGTAGAGCTGATGCCGATCTCAGTATGGGCCTTGAG ATCACTCGGTCGGGATTGAAGGCTAAAACGAAAGAGCAAGGACTCACTGAGTACTGGGCTAACCGTATTACATCATCAGGCGCGCTACCGCACTatccaaaaatattttgctggATATACAGACATGATGGAAAAAG ACTAAAACCGGATCTCCGTTGTCATGCAGTTCTCTGCAAAAGATCCTCTGATGCTGTTACGATTCACAACAAACTACAGGAGTTTCTACATGCTGCTCTTCAG AAGAGGAGTCGTGAAGTTCAAGATCAACCGAGACTCGACATGGCAGATTTGAAAGccgatgaatgcagaaagaagttccgCAAACGGGTGTCGATCAGTACTGGATTACGGACCGAGAAGGAAGTGGATGATGTGAAGCATGGTAAACACGACAAATATTGGATTACGAGCTGA
- a CDS encoding hypothetical protein (NECATOR_CHRX.G24611.T1) has translation MGGVWERLVGSVKGSFQKSVGRKKLSFEQMATVVTRIEAVINTRPLRKLTATDLSEIPLRPIDFLQGNFKFSIPISEMSNFRNDPTFEPELIQTAAHLQKTLQQSSGRNETLNILLFYVTAKDVN, from the coding sequence ATGGGTGGTGTATGGGAAAGGCTTGTTGGATCTGTGAAAGGAAGTTTCCAAAAGTCAgttggaagaaagaaactgtCATTTGAACAGATGGCTACTGTAGTCACTCGTATAGAAGCAGTTATAAATACACGTCCACTCAGAAAACTCACAGCAACTGATCTTTCTGAAATTCCACTCAGACCTAttgattttctacaaggaaatttcaaattctcaattccaatttctgaaatgTCCAACTTCAGAAACGATCCCACATTTGAGCCAGAGTTGATACAAACAGCTGCTCATCTTCAGAAAACATTGCAACAAAGTTCTGGGAGAAATGAAACACTGAATATCTTACTATTTTACGTGACAGCCAAAGATGTCAATTGA
- a CDS encoding hypothetical protein (NECATOR_CHRX.G24612.T1), producing MSLVVHRKPMAHSVKTLQLLLEKFSLYKEECNPNGSDEEMFEAYLTSTNLIKSGIKTIDQSRNSLQSLIDKLQMEYNDSKTKGNKKDLEKEVEEIESETKFTDIMARANEVIFMLEARATEAASQANKFARKLGIKLHRNQRIVTHLEEANNRSPQTRGARAATDQSSD from the coding sequence ATGTCTTTGGTTGTCCATAGAAAACCTATGGCCCATAGCGTCAAAACTCTCCAGCTActtctggagaaattttcactctACAAAGAAGAGTGTAACCCAAATGGGTCAGATGAGGAAATGTTTGAGGCATATTTGACCTCAACCAACCTTATAAAAAGTGGTATAAAAACTATCGATCAAAGCAGAAACTCTTTGCAGTCACTGATAGACAAACTGCAGATGGAATACAATGATTCCAAAACAAAAGGCAACAAGAAGGACCTCGAAAAAGAAGtcgaagaaattgaaagtgaaacaaaattcactgATATCATGGCAAGAGCAAATGAAGTGATATTCATGCTAGAAGCAAGAGCCACAGAAGCAGCAAGTCAAGCTAATAAATTTGCAAGGAAGTTGGGAATAAAATTACATAGAAACCAACGAATAGTAACGCATCTTGAAGAAGCAAATAATCGATCACCACAAACGAGAGGTGCCAGAGCGGCAACAGATCAAAGTAGTGACTAG
- a CDS encoding hypothetical protein (NECATOR_CHRX.G24623.T1), translating to MMGRNICYRQRRRKEVVYNDCVLEDPLSQVDWCIKEDPNVDYEMLLRGLRASAERASKKYSEAPSECIAR from the coding sequence ATGATGGGAaggaacatctgctatcggcaacgaagaagaaaagaagtcgtctataACGACTGCGTACTCGAGGATCCCTTGTCCCAAGTTGACTGGTGCATCAAAGAGGACCCAAACGtcgactacgagatgctgctcagaggattacgagcctctgctgagcgtgcctcgaagaaGTACTCTGAGGCTccatccgaatgcatcgcacgttga
- a CDS encoding hypothetical protein (NECATOR_CHRX.G24609.T1), whose translation MNQRTTAAVRTPAGCTTPFEVVTGVRQGAVAGPFLFNFAIDDIMRRAVDNCPADIVLAPSGCPLTDLEYADDVVIFAESSTKLQHVVNLVSKLAAAYGLRLRSDKCKQMWISSRPRTIIRVDGQPIELVDEFCYLGCTLKNNGSYERDVQQRFAKATSAFNSLMKCLWSTPITNEVKLRFYLSAIRPIIMYGSENLAAPSMAMERLDCTERKLLRRLLGYFWLKVCHNEDLTQKSMWYTGR comes from the coding sequence atgaatcaacgaacaactgctgcagttcgaacaccagccggatgtacaacaccgtttgaagtggtaactggagtaagacaaggggcagtggcaggacctttcctgttcaatttcgcaatcgacgacattatgcgaagagcAGTCGACAattgtcctgccgacattgtcttagcaccatcagggtgccccttgactgacctcgagtacgccgacgatgttgttatatttgcggaaagcagtacgaaacttcaacatgttgtcaaccttgtatcgaagctggctgcagcctacggactacgcctacgctctgataaatgcaagcagatgtggatctcttcgagacctcgaacgataatcagggtggacggacaaccaatagaactcgtcgatgagttctgttacctaggctgtacgctgaagaacaatggcagctacgagagagatgttcagcaaagattcgctaaggccacttctgcatttaactccttaatgaaatgtctgtggtcgacccccatcaccaacgaagtgaAGCTGCGattctacctatccgcaattcgccccataattatgtacggatcggagaatttggcagcaccatcaatggctatggagaggcttgactgcacggaacgaaagctgcttagacggctacttggctacttttggcttaAGGTATGTCACAACGAAGATCTTACGCAGAAAtcgatgtggtataccggcagatga